One Natrinema halophilum genomic window carries:
- a CDS encoding DUF6114 domain-containing protein produces the protein MSTDYRVRFAEWRRDRPFWGGTMLALAGLIIAIVPLTFVFRFGMVSTRFVLVGLLSAGIVTVSGVFSLVRPAYASRFGVVGTLFAIVSIVGALGGFGLGTILGMVGGSLCIAWVPTTAATKDPSSDTESMLSRIRTHCRDVIDALS, from the coding sequence ATGAGCACGGACTACCGCGTTCGGTTCGCCGAGTGGCGGCGTGATCGTCCGTTCTGGGGTGGAACGATGCTCGCGCTCGCCGGTCTGATCATCGCTATCGTTCCACTTACCTTCGTGTTCCGGTTTGGAATGGTCTCGACACGCTTCGTCCTCGTCGGATTGCTATCTGCCGGCATCGTCACAGTATCGGGCGTCTTTTCGCTCGTTCGGCCGGCGTACGCGAGTCGGTTCGGCGTCGTCGGAACTCTGTTTGCGATCGTCTCGATAGTCGGCGCACTTGGAGGGTTCGGACTCGGGACGATTCTCGGAATGGTGGGCGGGTCACTCTGTATTGCATGGGTTCCCACCACTGCCGCAACCAAAGATCCATCGTCGGATACCGAATCTATGCTGTCCAGAATCCGGACTCACTGTCGCGACGTCATCGACGCTTTATCGTAA
- a CDS encoding helix-turn-helix domain-containing protein, which yields MRYVRLELTPPSGAIHPVGHRLASVSGLERAEIVYVDSFPDGTGVLLYRLRGDGENVDSQIETHQLVLECDLFEGTNETVYCYLYVNSGEPASTLMSLVGQDGLIVETPIEFTGPNSLRLTVAGKEEMIQHAYQAIPEQFDCEIIKTGEYDPMCKWSVFDLTTRQKEVLRTAVEIGYYDVPKQATHRDIANELDCATSTVDEHLRKAESTVFLSLLR from the coding sequence ATGAGATACGTCCGTCTCGAACTAACGCCACCGTCCGGTGCCATCCACCCTGTCGGCCACAGACTTGCATCCGTATCCGGCCTCGAGCGGGCCGAAATCGTCTACGTCGATTCGTTCCCGGATGGTACCGGTGTTCTCCTGTATCGACTCCGCGGTGATGGCGAGAACGTCGACTCGCAAATTGAAACCCATCAACTCGTCCTCGAATGCGATCTCTTCGAGGGAACGAACGAGACCGTTTACTGTTACCTGTATGTCAACTCGGGGGAGCCGGCCTCCACACTCATGTCGCTCGTCGGTCAGGACGGGCTGATCGTCGAGACGCCGATCGAGTTTACCGGGCCCAATTCGCTACGTTTGACGGTCGCGGGAAAAGAAGAGATGATCCAGCACGCATACCAGGCGATACCCGAACAGTTCGACTGCGAGATCATCAAGACTGGCGAGTACGATCCGATGTGCAAATGGTCAGTCTTCGACCTGACCACACGGCAAAAGGAGGTGCTTCGAACGGCGGTCGAGATCGGCTACTACGACGTTCCAAAGCAGGCTACACATCGTGATATTGCGAACGAACTCGATTGTGCAACGAGCACCGTCGATGAACACCTCCGAAAGGCGGAATCGACCGTCTTTTTGTCGTTGTTACGATAA
- a CDS encoding GTP-dependent dephospho-CoA kinase family protein yields MTRDTDQPSDRTDEDEQLLVLPDELRHELKEPMGPIETDAGRLLADVDGPLIAVGDVVTYHLLQAGRQPDVALVDERTKREAVDEEIRRTVTEDTTIEAVNPPAGISENVIEALIEGLSSDEPTTILVEGEEDLMALPAIVVAPNGASVVYGQPDEGMVHVTITDDHRADVRSLLDRFEGDTERFWTLLESVDTDASSTNG; encoded by the coding sequence GTGACTCGCGATACCGACCAGCCTTCAGACCGCACCGACGAGGACGAACAGCTACTGGTCTTACCTGACGAACTCCGGCACGAACTCAAGGAACCGATGGGTCCGATCGAAACCGATGCAGGCCGGCTCCTTGCGGACGTCGACGGACCGTTGATTGCCGTCGGCGATGTCGTTACCTACCACTTGCTGCAGGCAGGCCGACAACCGGATGTCGCGCTCGTCGACGAACGAACCAAACGCGAGGCGGTCGACGAGGAGATTCGCCGAACCGTCACCGAAGATACGACCATCGAGGCCGTCAATCCGCCGGCAGGAATATCCGAAAACGTCATCGAGGCCTTGATCGAGGGACTTTCTAGCGACGAACCGACGACGATTCTCGTCGAAGGGGAGGAAGACCTGATGGCACTTCCGGCTATCGTCGTCGCACCCAACGGTGCAAGCGTCGTCTACGGCCAGCCTGACGAGGGGATGGTTCACGTAACGATCACAGACGACCACCGGGCGGACGTCCGATCGTTGCTCGATCGCTTCGAGGGCGATACGGAACGGTTCTGGACGCTGCTCGAGTCAGTCGACACCGACGCGTCAAGCACCAACGGCTAA
- the spt4 gene encoding transcription elongation factor subunit Spt4, protein MASDRLVCRECHRVNDPDAETCEACNSSSLTEDWAGYVSIAHPQDSEIATEMQITEPGAYALKVR, encoded by the coding sequence ATGGCATCCGATCGTCTCGTCTGTCGCGAATGTCACCGGGTCAACGATCCAGACGCAGAGACCTGTGAGGCCTGCAACTCCTCGTCGCTGACCGAAGACTGGGCAGGCTACGTCAGCATCGCTCATCCCCAGGACAGCGAAATCGCAACGGAGATGCAGATAACCGAACCAGGAGCGTACGCCCTGAAGGTCCGCTGA
- a CDS encoding DNA-directed RNA polymerase, whose amino-acid sequence MYKRVRLKDTVEVPPEELGDVSPNLVKRLLQDKLEGRMDEEVGSVVSVTDVHDIGEGTVLPNRPGVYYEAEFDAVTFDPQMQEVVDGTVVEVVEFGAFVGIGPVDGLLHVSQISDEYLAYDGENQRLASNESARALGVDDAVRARIVTKSIDERNPRDSKIGLTAKQPGLGKHGWLEDEREKREATAGE is encoded by the coding sequence ATGTACAAACGGGTTAGACTGAAGGACACAGTGGAAGTACCGCCGGAAGAACTCGGTGACGTCTCACCGAATCTGGTCAAGCGACTGCTCCAGGACAAACTCGAGGGGCGCATGGACGAGGAAGTCGGGAGCGTCGTTTCGGTCACCGACGTTCACGATATCGGTGAAGGGACGGTGCTGCCGAACCGGCCAGGCGTCTACTACGAGGCCGAGTTCGACGCGGTGACGTTCGATCCGCAGATGCAGGAAGTCGTCGACGGGACCGTCGTCGAAGTCGTCGAATTCGGCGCGTTCGTCGGCATCGGTCCCGTCGATGGACTGTTGCACGTCTCACAGATCAGTGACGAGTATCTCGCATACGACGGCGAGAACCAGCGACTCGCCTCGAACGAGTCCGCCCGTGCGCTCGGCGTCGACGACGCTGTCCGGGCCCGTATCGTCACCAAGAGCATAGACGAGCGCAACCCGCGCGACTCCAAGATCGGGCTCACTGCAAAACAGCCCGGCCTCGGAAAGCACGGGTGGCTCGAGGACGAACGCGAAAAACGCGAAGCGACCGCAGGTGAATAA
- a CDS encoding PIN domain-containing protein translates to MGERTRVALDTSALMMPVELDVRLFEELERLLDSFDPTIPQAVMEELRRLSEKGGQEGTAANVGHDLATERCLVVDTEASYADDALVELAREGNVDYVVTNDRPLRDRILEARIPVIALRGRNKLAITQP, encoded by the coding sequence ATGGGAGAGCGGACGCGAGTTGCTCTCGATACGAGCGCGCTCATGATGCCAGTCGAACTCGACGTTCGGCTGTTCGAAGAACTCGAGCGACTCCTCGATTCGTTCGATCCGACGATCCCACAGGCTGTCATGGAGGAATTACGTCGCCTGTCCGAGAAAGGAGGACAGGAGGGGACGGCCGCGAACGTCGGTCACGATCTGGCGACCGAACGCTGTCTCGTCGTCGATACGGAGGCATCGTACGCCGACGACGCGCTGGTCGAACTCGCACGCGAAGGAAACGTCGACTACGTCGTCACGAACGACCGCCCGCTTCGCGACCGGATTCTCGAGGCGAGGATACCGGTAATTGCATTACGCGGGAGAAACAAGTTAGCGATCACTCAACCATAG
- a CDS encoding translation initiation factor IF-2 subunit gamma, giving the protein MVGNRQPEVNIGLVGHVDHGKTTLVQALSGSWTDQHSEEMKRGISIRLGYADATFRYCEDADEPECYTVEEECPDGSESEPLRTVSFVDAPGHETLMATMLSGASLMDGAVLVVSANEPVPQPQTEEHLMALDIIGIDNIVIAQNKVDLVDSDTARNNYDQIQEFVAGTVAEDAPIVPISAGQEVNLDLLIQAIEEEIPTPDRDPDDDPRMHVARSFDINKPGTTADDLAGGVLGGSLVQGELEVGDEIEIRPGREVEEGGRTEYVPIETTIRSLQAGGETADTVTPGGLLGVGTGLDPSLTKGDALAGRMAGPPGSLPPTWNEFTMDVDLLERVVGAETGETVDEISTGEPLMMTVGTATTVGSVTSARSGECEVRLKRPVAAEPGTKIAINRRIGARWRLIGLGTLTE; this is encoded by the coding sequence ATGGTAGGAAATCGACAACCGGAGGTGAACATCGGGCTCGTCGGTCACGTCGACCACGGCAAGACGACGCTGGTGCAAGCCCTCAGCGGCTCGTGGACTGATCAGCACTCGGAAGAGATGAAACGCGGCATCTCCATCAGGCTCGGCTATGCCGACGCGACGTTCCGCTACTGCGAAGACGCAGACGAACCCGAATGTTACACCGTCGAGGAGGAGTGTCCGGACGGCTCGGAAAGCGAGCCGCTGCGGACCGTTTCGTTCGTCGACGCCCCTGGGCACGAAACCCTGATGGCGACGATGCTCTCCGGCGCGTCGTTGATGGACGGCGCCGTTCTCGTCGTTAGTGCCAACGAACCCGTTCCCCAACCCCAGACTGAGGAACACCTGATGGCGCTCGACATCATCGGAATCGACAACATCGTCATCGCCCAGAACAAGGTCGACCTCGTCGACTCCGACACCGCTCGAAACAACTACGACCAGATACAGGAGTTCGTCGCAGGGACGGTTGCAGAAGACGCACCCATCGTCCCCATCTCGGCCGGCCAGGAGGTCAACCTCGATCTGCTTATCCAGGCTATCGAGGAGGAAATACCGACACCGGATCGGGATCCCGACGACGACCCTCGCATGCACGTGGCTCGAAGTTTCGACATCAACAAACCCGGGACGACCGCCGACGACCTCGCCGGTGGCGTCCTCGGCGGTAGCCTGGTGCAGGGCGAACTCGAGGTCGGCGACGAGATAGAGATCCGTCCCGGACGAGAAGTCGAGGAAGGTGGGCGGACCGAGTACGTCCCGATAGAGACGACCATCCGGTCGCTCCAGGCCGGTGGCGAGACGGCCGACACCGTCACACCGGGCGGTCTGCTCGGCGTCGGCACCGGACTCGATCCCTCGCTGACGAAGGGCGACGCTCTCGCGGGCCGAATGGCGGGCCCGCCGGGATCGCTCCCACCGACGTGGAACGAGTTCACCATGGACGTCGACCTGCTCGAGCGGGTCGTCGGCGCCGAAACCGGCGAGACGGTCGACGAAATCAGCACCGGCGAGCCGCTCATGATGACCGTCGGCACGGCCACGACCGTCGGGTCCGTCACCAGCGCTCGCAGCGGCGAGTGTGAGGTTCGACTCAAACGCCCGGTCGCGGCCGAGCCAGGAACGAAAATCGCAATCAACCGTCGAATCGGCGCACGGTGGCGACTGATCGGTCTGGGAACGCTCACGGAGTAA
- a CDS encoding DUF5787 family protein, producing MSEFAFELELCAHLEARRADIVARQLGAGVADPGGRILDVLCVEPGPQFDDRVAITGASIPDAAIESAVGTGRARYWKDAFDCHPDRARQAVDRALEIGFFERDHEASADAGRDYVRQVARYPDWFDRIVGIENKPDLGRPGDLASQLRTDASLALVDEAILATESHVTGAHLNRLPEEIGVWRVHRNESDAGADLEIEVVREPMSLPVDEAGIEPLAFQPGRSEIAVVDAEAKTLARRRLAERAYGKGWRTFDFPGCGACRADDSSGATLPRCDWKDRVVDAATECGPSCPGYEPAVIDVDEADLKAERDRRTLWRADPDGKRRRQSGLDQFG from the coding sequence GTGTCCGAATTCGCGTTCGAACTCGAGCTGTGTGCCCACCTCGAGGCGCGCCGCGCCGATATCGTCGCCCGTCAACTGGGCGCAGGCGTCGCCGATCCAGGCGGGCGGATTCTGGACGTTCTCTGCGTCGAACCGGGACCACAGTTCGACGACCGTGTCGCGATCACGGGCGCATCGATTCCCGACGCCGCCATCGAATCCGCCGTCGGCACCGGACGGGCGCGCTACTGGAAAGATGCCTTCGACTGCCACCCCGACCGCGCGAGACAGGCCGTCGATCGGGCCCTCGAGATCGGCTTCTTCGAACGCGACCACGAAGCGAGCGCAGACGCGGGTCGAGACTACGTCCGGCAGGTCGCGCGCTACCCGGACTGGTTCGATCGAATCGTCGGCATCGAGAACAAACCCGATCTCGGCCGGCCGGGCGACCTCGCGTCCCAGCTACGGACGGACGCCAGCCTCGCGCTGGTCGACGAAGCGATACTCGCGACCGAAAGCCATGTGACGGGCGCGCATCTGAATCGACTCCCGGAGGAGATCGGCGTTTGGCGCGTCCACCGCAACGAGAGCGACGCGGGCGCCGACCTCGAGATCGAGGTAGTTCGCGAACCGATGTCTCTCCCCGTCGACGAGGCTGGAATCGAGCCGCTCGCGTTCCAACCCGGCCGAAGCGAGATTGCCGTCGTCGATGCCGAGGCGAAAACGCTTGCCCGCCGACGACTCGCCGAACGAGCCTACGGCAAAGGCTGGCGAACCTTCGATTTCCCCGGCTGTGGCGCCTGTCGTGCGGACGACTCGAGCGGCGCGACGCTTCCCCGCTGCGACTGGAAGGACCGAGTCGTCGACGCTGCAACGGAGTGTGGTCCGTCGTGTCCGGGCTACGAGCCTGCGGTGATCGACGTCGACGAGGCCGATCTCAAGGCCGAACGCGATCGACGAACGCTGTGGCGCGCTGATCCGGACGGGAAACGGCGACGACAGTCGGGACTGGACCAATTCGGCTGA
- a CDS encoding MBL fold metallo-hydrolase, giving the protein MRVTLLGTGDTTGTPTVGCDCDTCRAARERDIERTRFSVHVENERTGESLLVDFSPDFRYQFLRDGVSLPDAAVVTHIHFDHLDGLGNVFRIFDDIEVYAADETDPETGKSVAETVRDDYHYLDPVTVRPTTPLEPIRCCGFDVTLVPVDHPPLVCYGLAIEDPETGAKLSLSGDTSYDVPRVSRDVLADADLLLADGIVPANLCEHHPLGGRHEDADGVPQTFGTKHMTREGALALADDLNAAQTRLVHVAHYYPADEAFEEPLAIDGEEYVL; this is encoded by the coding sequence ATGCGGGTCACCCTGCTCGGAACCGGCGACACGACCGGGACGCCGACCGTCGGCTGCGACTGTGACACCTGTCGCGCCGCTCGAGAGCGCGATATCGAGCGCACGCGATTTTCGGTTCACGTCGAAAACGAACGCACCGGCGAATCGCTTCTGGTCGACTTCAGCCCCGACTTCCGGTATCAGTTTCTCCGGGACGGCGTGTCGCTGCCCGACGCCGCCGTCGTCACGCACATTCACTTCGATCATCTCGACGGTCTCGGGAACGTCTTTCGAATCTTCGACGACATCGAGGTGTATGCAGCCGACGAGACGGACCCCGAAACCGGAAAGAGCGTCGCCGAGACGGTTCGGGACGACTACCACTACCTCGATCCCGTTACCGTCCGACCGACGACGCCGCTCGAACCCATTCGGTGTTGCGGGTTCGACGTGACGCTGGTTCCGGTCGACCACCCACCGCTGGTCTGTTACGGCCTCGCGATCGAAGATCCCGAGACAGGTGCGAAGCTCTCGCTGTCGGGTGATACGAGCTACGACGTGCCACGAGTCTCTCGTGACGTCCTTGCCGACGCCGACTTGCTGCTGGCCGATGGAATCGTTCCCGCCAACCTCTGTGAACACCATCCCCTCGGTGGTCGTCACGAAGACGCAGACGGCGTCCCTCAAACGTTCGGAACGAAGCACATGACCCGAGAGGGAGCGCTCGCGCTAGCTGACGATTTGAACGCCGCTCAGACGCGGCTCGTCCACGTCGCCCACTACTATCCGGCCGACGAGGCGTTCGAAGAGCCGCTGGCGATCGACGGCGAGGAGTACGTTCTCTAG
- a CDS encoding valine--tRNA ligase has translation MDSPEQNADAERREPSLEGGYDPETVESNWQQRWIDEGVYAYEGDEERDPNTVYAIDTPPPTVSGSLHMGHLYGHTLQDFAARFQRMHDGDVLFPFGYDDNGIASERLTEKELDIRHQEYERREFQELCREVCSEYEDDFTRKMQGLGCSIDWDNTYKTIEPRVQRISQLSFLDLYEKGREYRKKAPAIWCPECETAISQVEMEDEERGSHFNDIAFELVGEDAPRDEFLISTTRPELIPACVSVFVHPDDDDNQDLVGETARIPIFGHEVPIIEDERVDMEKGSGIVMCCTFGDQKDIEWYQAHDLPLRVAIDESATMTDLAGDYEGLSTEEAREAIVEDLDEAGYLRDRWEISHAVQVHERCDTPVEYRVSKQWYVEILDHKEEYLEAGREMDWYPEKMFTRYRHWIEGLEWDWLISRQRDSGIPFPVWYCEDCDHPIMAHREELPVDPLSDDPPVESCPECGHDGFEAEEDVFDTWATSSLTPLINAGWDWDEESEEFTMDNPELYPFDLRPQGHDIISFWLFHTIVKCYEHTGEVPFDATMINGHVLDENREKMSKSRGNVVEPDEVLAEYPVDAVRFWAASAAVGDDFPYQEKDLTAGEKLLRKLWNASKLVDTLAPADPDEPDDLEAIDRWLLAELDAAVADLTDHLEAYEFAKARDRLRTFFWNTFCDDYLEIAKTREDEPSTQYALRTAHRTFLELWAPFLPHATEEIWQATYATADGALDSIHTRDWPEPEGHEADLEAGETAMEVISALRRYKSENQLPLNADLESVAIFGPIEGFEDAIQHVMHVADLTVLEEPPEITTEVASIDLDYSTLGPTFGSKVGEIDAGIERGEYEIDDEDGVLRVAGEELADDLFEVELERAYSGEGEMIETESAVVIVE, from the coding sequence ATGGACTCCCCCGAACAGAATGCGGACGCCGAACGGCGCGAGCCGAGTCTCGAGGGCGGATACGACCCCGAAACGGTCGAGTCGAACTGGCAACAACGCTGGATCGACGAAGGCGTCTACGCGTACGAGGGCGACGAAGAGCGGGACCCGAACACGGTCTACGCGATCGACACGCCGCCGCCGACGGTCTCGGGGAGCCTTCACATGGGCCATCTATACGGACACACGCTGCAGGACTTTGCGGCGCGGTTCCAGCGCATGCACGACGGCGACGTGCTCTTTCCCTTCGGCTACGACGACAACGGAATCGCGAGCGAGCGACTGACCGAAAAGGAACTGGACATCCGCCATCAGGAGTACGAACGCCGCGAGTTCCAGGAACTCTGCCGCGAGGTCTGTTCGGAATACGAGGACGACTTCACCCGCAAGATGCAGGGGCTGGGGTGTTCGATCGACTGGGACAACACGTACAAGACGATCGAACCGCGCGTGCAGCGCATCTCGCAGCTCTCTTTCCTCGACCTCTACGAGAAGGGCCGAGAGTACCGCAAGAAAGCGCCCGCGATCTGGTGTCCCGAGTGCGAAACGGCGATCTCACAGGTCGAAATGGAAGACGAAGAGCGCGGTTCTCACTTCAACGACATCGCGTTCGAGCTCGTCGGAGAAGACGCCCCTCGAGACGAGTTTCTCATCTCCACGACGCGACCAGAACTCATTCCGGCCTGCGTCTCCGTCTTCGTCCACCCGGACGACGACGACAACCAGGATCTCGTCGGCGAAACGGCTCGGATTCCGATCTTCGGCCACGAGGTGCCGATCATCGAAGACGAGCGCGTCGACATGGAGAAAGGCAGCGGGATCGTCATGTGCTGTACCTTCGGCGATCAAAAGGACATCGAGTGGTACCAGGCCCACGACCTGCCGCTGCGCGTCGCTATCGACGAGTCCGCGACGATGACCGACCTCGCCGGCGACTACGAGGGACTGTCAACCGAGGAAGCCCGCGAGGCCATCGTCGAGGATCTGGACGAGGCGGGCTACCTCCGCGACCGCTGGGAAATTTCCCACGCCGTCCAGGTCCACGAACGGTGTGACACCCCCGTCGAATACCGCGTCTCCAAGCAGTGGTACGTCGAGATCCTGGACCACAAGGAGGAGTACCTCGAGGCCGGCCGGGAGATGGACTGGTACCCCGAGAAGATGTTTACCCGGTACCGCCACTGGATCGAGGGGCTCGAGTGGGACTGGCTGATCTCGCGCCAGCGCGACTCGGGTATTCCGTTTCCGGTCTGGTACTGTGAGGACTGCGACCATCCGATCATGGCCCACCGGGAGGAGCTACCTGTCGACCCGCTTTCGGACGACCCGCCCGTCGAGAGCTGTCCCGAGTGTGGTCACGACGGATTCGAAGCCGAAGAGGACGTCTTCGACACGTGGGCGACCTCATCGTTGACGCCCCTGATCAACGCGGGCTGGGACTGGGACGAAGAGAGCGAGGAGTTCACGATGGACAATCCCGAACTCTACCCGTTCGATCTGCGCCCGCAGGGCCACGACATCATCTCGTTCTGGCTCTTCCACACCATCGTCAAGTGCTACGAGCACACCGGCGAGGTGCCCTTCGACGCGACGATGATCAACGGCCACGTTCTGGACGAGAACCGGGAAAAGATGTCCAAATCGCGGGGCAACGTCGTCGAACCCGACGAGGTGCTCGCGGAGTATCCCGTCGACGCCGTACGGTTCTGGGCTGCCAGCGCCGCCGTCGGCGACGACTTCCCGTACCAGGAGAAGGATCTCACCGCCGGCGAGAAGCTCCTGCGCAAACTGTGGAACGCGTCGAAACTCGTCGACACGCTCGCGCCCGCCGATCCCGACGAACCAGACGACCTGGAGGCGATCGACCGCTGGTTGCTCGCGGAACTCGACGCCGCCGTCGCAGACCTGACGGACCATCTCGAGGCCTACGAATTCGCGAAGGCCCGCGACCGCCTGCGGACGTTCTTCTGGAACACGTTCTGCGACGACTACCTCGAGATCGCAAAGACCCGCGAGGACGAGCCGTCGACGCAGTACGCGCTGCGGACGGCCCACCGCACGTTCCTCGAGCTGTGGGCACCGTTTCTCCCCCACGCGACGGAGGAGATCTGGCAGGCGACCTACGCGACCGCCGACGGAGCGCTCGACAGCATCCACACCCGCGACTGGCCCGAGCCCGAAGGCCACGAGGCCGATCTCGAGGCCGGCGAGACAGCGATGGAGGTCATCTCCGCGCTGCGGCGCTACAAGAGCGAGAACCAACTACCGCTGAACGCTGACCTCGAGTCGGTGGCAATCTTCGGGCCGATCGAGGGCTTCGAAGACGCGATCCAGCACGTGATGCACGTCGCGGATCTCACCGTGCTCGAAGAGCCCCCAGAGATCACGACCGAGGTCGCGTCGATCGACCTCGACTACTCGACGCTCGGGCCGACGTTCGGCTCGAAAGTCGGCGAGATCGACGCTGGAATCGAACGCGGCGAGTACGAGATCGACGATGAGGACGGCGTGCTCCGGGTGGCCGGCGAGGAACTCGCGGACGATCTGTTCGAGGTCGAACTCGAGCGAGCCTACTCGGGCGAGGGTGAGATGATCGAGACCGAATCGGCGGTCGTTATCGTCGAATGA
- a CDS encoding DUF7344 domain-containing protein, which produces MKTDITDGDATGTEATLPPDTVFELLLEEQRRYALYYLSRKVGAVSVEELVDRIAHREGQPTRERIDQIGVEFHHNHLRKLVDSNVLRYDTNAGTVERRAAASTLDPYLELAFVTDL; this is translated from the coding sequence ATGAAGACAGACATCACAGACGGTGACGCTACTGGAACCGAAGCCACGCTCCCCCCGGACACGGTGTTCGAACTCTTACTGGAAGAGCAGCGTCGGTACGCGCTGTATTACCTGTCGCGAAAAGTAGGAGCCGTGAGTGTCGAGGAACTCGTCGACCGGATCGCCCACCGTGAGGGACAGCCAACCCGCGAACGCATCGATCAAATTGGCGTCGAGTTTCACCACAACCACCTCCGAAAGCTCGTCGATTCGAACGTGTTACGATACGATACGAACGCTGGGACAGTCGAGCGCCGGGCCGCAGCGAGTACGCTCGACCCATATCTCGAACTCGCGTTCGTTACCGACCTGTAG
- a CDS encoding DUF1405 domain-containing protein — translation MTASTRMADREGADRPSLPAYLAPVPRRLEDLGLRFAWLVVAINLAGTAFGFWYYGAQLAQTTVVMWPWVPDSPLATLFVALAIAAWKVGREQPWLTALAFFGNVVLGLWTPYTLLVFADSYSYLPVWMYNFLFWSHLAMVVQALVLYRISDFPVWAVAVASVWYGSNLVVDYFVPFVGDPHHTMIPVSRETPMFLGADALGVIAVGEVTFVLLALFLALAIRVKKCEAARSVP, via the coding sequence ATGACCGCGTCGACTCGGATGGCAGACCGCGAAGGGGCCGATCGTCCATCGCTTCCGGCGTATCTCGCGCCCGTGCCGCGCAGGCTCGAGGACCTGGGACTGCGATTCGCATGGCTCGTGGTCGCGATCAACCTGGCGGGAACGGCGTTCGGATTCTGGTACTACGGCGCCCAACTGGCCCAGACGACCGTCGTGATGTGGCCCTGGGTTCCGGACAGTCCGCTCGCGACGCTGTTCGTCGCGCTGGCGATCGCGGCATGGAAAGTGGGACGTGAACAGCCGTGGCTGACCGCGCTCGCCTTCTTCGGGAACGTCGTCCTGGGGCTGTGGACTCCCTACACGTTGCTCGTGTTCGCCGATTCCTACAGCTATCTCCCCGTGTGGATGTACAACTTCCTGTTCTGGAGCCACCTCGCGATGGTCGTTCAGGCCCTGGTCCTCTATCGGATCAGCGACTTTCCGGTGTGGGCCGTCGCCGTGGCTTCCGTCTGGTACGGGAGTAACCTGGTCGTCGACTATTTCGTTCCCTTCGTGGGCGACCCACACCACACGATGATCCCCGTCTCGCGGGAGACCCCGATGTTCCTCGGAGCCGACGCGCTCGGCGTGATCGCCGTCGGCGAAGTGACGTTCGTCCTTCTCGCGCTATTTCTCGCGCTTGCGATCCGTGTCAAAAAGTGCGAAGCGGCCCGGAGCGTACCGTAG
- a CDS encoding acetoacetate decarboxylase family protein, with protein sequence MSTPTTTPVDERTRTQLSTGHVVELPLELSFTMGGVAVPARRSRLETALPDGLSSVAIAPGVGCVALVGIQYHRVGGGNRDRSGFEAYDEFAVIVPAVYGSRTTVPLAQLADGTVGGFVHWLPVTTEESVSLGREIWGYPKERVDMTVTDGPDGLRTVVGGGRYGGTETVRLEVSRPRITTRARDWTMHSYTTKDGDLLRARATVRGDVSIGLGPSIGTRIDIAPSVRRELGLWQRPLGRVYGSQVRARLLEGERLTSSRA encoded by the coding sequence ATGTCCACGCCGACCACGACCCCGGTCGACGAACGAACGCGAACCCAGCTCTCGACGGGTCACGTCGTCGAACTGCCGCTCGAGTTGTCGTTCACGATGGGCGGCGTTGCCGTTCCGGCTCGCCGTAGCCGACTCGAGACGGCCCTGCCGGACGGTCTGTCTTCGGTCGCTATCGCACCCGGTGTGGGCTGCGTCGCGCTCGTCGGCATCCAATACCATCGGGTCGGCGGTGGGAACCGGGATCGATCGGGCTTCGAGGCCTACGACGAGTTCGCCGTCATCGTCCCGGCCGTTTACGGGAGCCGAACGACCGTCCCACTGGCACAGCTCGCGGACGGAACGGTCGGCGGGTTCGTCCACTGGCTCCCCGTTACGACCGAAGAGTCGGTCTCGCTCGGTCGTGAAATCTGGGGATACCCCAAAGAACGGGTCGACATGACGGTGACTGACGGGCCCGACGGTCTCCGCACCGTCGTCGGTGGTGGGCGGTACGGCGGTACCGAGACCGTTCGGCTCGAGGTTTCCCGCCCTCGAATAACGACTCGAGCGCGCGACTGGACGATGCACAGTTACACGACGAAAGATGGCGACCTGCTTCGAGCGAGGGCTACCGTTCGTGGCGACGTATCGATCGGGCTCGGCCCGTCAATCGGCACGCGCATCGACATCGCGCCGAGCGTTCGACGGGAACTCGGACTGTGGCAACGCCCACTCGGTCGAGTGTACGGCTCGCAGGTCCGGGCCCGCCTGCTCGAGGGGGAGCGGTTGACATCCTCCCGCGCCTGA